GCCCCTGGCGACGGAAGCGGGAACATCCTCCAGCGCGCCAGGGTCAGTGAGGCTGGGGCCTCTGGCGTGTCCCTGGAGAGTGAGGCGGGGGCTTCTGGCCTGCCCCTGGCGACGGAAGCGGGAACATCCTCCAGCGCGCCAGGGTCAGTGAGGCTGGGGCCTCTGGCGTGTCCCTGGAGAGTGAGGCGGGGGCTTCGGGCTTGCCCCTGTCGACGGAGGCCTGAGCATCCTCCAGCGCCCCCAGGTAAGTAGGGCTGGGGCCTCTGGCGCGCCCCTGGAGAGTGAGGCGGGGCGTCCTCCCGCGCGTACCGGCGAGCGAGGCTGCGGCAGTTCTTTGGCGCGCCCTGCCCAGGGAGCCCGAGTCAACTGTGGGCGGGTCCTGGGCAGTCGGGCAGCGCCCGGATCAACTGTTCGCCTCGCTGCTCAAGATCAGGGTGCCAACCCGGTGCATCAACAGTCAGCACGAACAGACCCAATGCACCGGGCACGTCCCCCCAGATCCCCCTGTCGTGAACCTTTTCCCCAAGTCGGGCGTTCATGAGATTCGACAGGCCAAACAAGGAGGAACGCCGAATGCTGGTTACGACCACACCGACCGTTCAGGGGCGGGAGATCACCGAGTACCTCGGCATCGTGAGCGGAGAGACGATCATGGGGGCCAACTTCGTCCGGGACATCGCGGCCTCGATCGCAGACTTCATCGGAGGGCGGGCGGGTGCCTACGAGTCCAAGCTCCGTGAGGGGCGTGACGCCTGTCTGCACGAGATGATGAACGAGGCGCGGCGCCTCGGTGCGGACGCCGTTGTGGGAGTCGACATCGACTACGAGGTCCTGGGGCAGTCGATGCTGATGGTCACCGCCAGCGGCACGGCAGTGCGGCTGCGTTGACCTAGGACCGGTAGCGCCGGGTCGCCCGACGAGCCAGGGGGATCGTGACTCCGGCGTACCTCTGCAGAGCAGGGGTGCCGCGCAGGACGCGGGTCCTCCTCGGATCCGGGGGGCGCTTCTCGGGCCTGTGCGTGCGTCGAGTCTGTGCCCTGCGGGGATGCTATGGCGGGAGGAATCGAGCTATGGAGAAGGTCAACGTCTCAGCGCTGTCTGTGGTCTCCGAGACGAGGTTCACCAAGCGGATCGGTCTCAGCAATCCGCAGGTGCTGGTGTTCGTCCTCACCTTTGCGCCGGGCCAGGAGCTGCCGAAGCACAAGCATCCCGGGTCCACGCTGGTGGTGCATGTCACCGGCGGGTCCGGGGTGGTCGTGGTTGACGGGCGCGAGACGCCGGTCTCGACCGGCGACGTGCTCCTGGTGGAAGGGGAGGAGGAGTTCGCCGTCCGCAACACCGGTAACGAGGCCCTGGTGCTGCTGGCCAGCCTGAGCCCGAATCCGTCGGACCCCCGTTACGCACAGCCCATCGGGTAGGCGCAGACGGAGCGGCCATTCCCGCAAGATCGCACCGGCGACACCAGCCAGATCGCACAAGCAGACCCGGCCCACGACAGGGCCGGGTCTGCGCGTCTCATTCGGCCGGTGACGTGCCCGTAACCCAGCGCTCGCGGCGTCCGGCCAGCCGGAGCGCCAGGGCAAGGCCCAGGAGCCCCGCGGTCAGGGCCTGGAGGTGCAGCGCATGCGGGTCGCTGTCTGGCAGCGGGCGGTAGTGGGGGAACAGGTGGCCCCAACGGTGGAAGGTCCCGGGTCTCGTGAGGTCGACGTACCACCAGAGGGTGCTGGCCGCCACGCCGCCCACCTGGTGGCGGGCTACGGCGCTGCCGGCCAGTGCGGCTCCGCCCAGGGCGGCGGCGGGATAGGCCGTGATGGCGACCGCCGTGCGCAGGTCCACCGGGGTGTACAACTCGTGGGCCACGAGGAGCAGCAGCGCACTGGCAGCGATCCAGGCGGTCAGGGGAGCGGCGGCCAGCCGCAGAAGGTAGAGCGGTGCGGGGAAGCGCCAGGTCAGGTGCACCTCGCTGGCGCCGACCTCGTGGTCCAGCACGGGGACCCGGGCCAGCAGCAGGGCCAGGGCGAGGGGCAGGCAGACCTCCAGCAGGAAGGTCAGGTCGTCCTGGCTGCGCGCGGCCCCCAGGGGGCGGAAGCCGTCGTCGAGGAGATAGAGCAGTACGAGTCCCAGCCCCGCCGCCAGTGGCAGCCAGCCCCAGTTGGCCTGCGCTTTCCAGGCGTACAGCAGGAGCTTCATGTCGCTGGTGCCTCCTCTGGTGCGCCGCCTGGTGCCCCCTTGGGTGCGCCGTCCGACGTCTTCTCGTTGGGAAGCGCACCCGCGAGTGCCCGGTTGACGGCGTCCTCGAAATCCTCCGGAGTCGGGCCGGCCGGCAGCAGGGCGTGCATCTCCCGGAGCACCTGCAGGGCGGCGCCGCGGCCCGCCACCTCCTCGACCTGCACCAGGCGGTGGAAGGCCTCCTCGCCGTACCCAGGCCTTGTGCCCGTCCGCACGTACTCCATGTAGGCGCCGAAGCCCCGGTAGAGCCGCCCCTGCTCCGCAGTGAAGCCACCATTCGGCCACCAGAACCCCAGGACAACGCGGGAGCCGGGATCGGTGAAGTACGCCGGCCGGAAGCGGGCGAGCTCCAGCCCGTGCAGGAGCAGAGCGCCGGGCGTGGCGCCGCTTCCCGCCGTGGGGTCCCAGGGGTTGCCGTGGTAGAGGGCGTCGTGCACCTCGATCAGCCGCACCGGCCCCTGGGCGGTGCGGGGGACCATCGCCTCGTAGGCGGCGATCACGGATGCGATCTCTGCCGCCGCCCGCTCGGCCTGGACCCGGTTATCGGGCGAAGCGCTGACCAGCAGCCCGTGCAGCTCCTGCTCAGCCCAGGGGGTGCCCACCAGGTAGAGGCCGGTGGTTACCGCCGTGTTGCCGTCGCCGTTGTGCCGGATGTGCAGGTCGGATCCGCGCACTTCGACCGTGAAGCGGGCTGCGGGGTGGCCCACGGGCAGGTCGTCGGGCCGCTGCGGGCAGTAATCGGGAAGGAGCTCGGCGCACTCGCCCAGGAGGCGCGTGAGCTTCTGGGTGCCGGGTAGCGGATACCAACCGTAGTGGGCCGGGAGCAGGATCGACTCCTCTGCGATGTGGGCCGCTGCCTTGGGGCCGTCCCGCAGCCGCCACTGCCAGACCGTGCCTTCCCAGGCGGCGGAGATCCGCTTGGTCTCGCCGGGGGCGATCGGCACGGGGAGGGTCAGGTGATCGCCCTTTCGCTGAGGGGAGACTGGCTTACCCTCGACGGTCACGCCGGCGATGGCGAAGTCCCGCCGCAGGGTCAGGGGAATGGCAGTCAGGGGCTCACCGCTGACGTTGGTGACCGCGAAGCTGCCCTGCACCCGCACCCGGCGCGGCCAGGGGTCGAAAGAGACCGTCAGGTAGTAATCGTCGGTCACCACCGGGAACGTGGGCATCTCCTCCACAGGGCGCCGGGCCGCCTTCCGTTCCAGATCTTCCTGGACGAGCTGCGCCAGTTCGTGCTCCACCCCGGCGTAGCGGGCCCGCCAGTCGAGCACGTACTCCCGGGCCGAGGCGATGGCCAGCGCGATCGCCAACAAGAGCGCGGCAGCGTACCGGACGGCCGGGCGCCGGCGGTGGTGGGCGGCAAGCCACAGCAGGAGCGCCAGCGCACCCAGGGCGATCCCTGCGGTGAAGAGACGATTGAAGAAGACCAGGTCGAGGTTGTAGAAGAACCCGGTGGCGCCCTGCGGGGTGACCCGTCCGCTGGCGAAGAACTCGCCCAGCGGAGCGGGAACCCACGCGGTGGAGCGGGAGAGCAGGAGGGCTGAGAGCGGCCCCGCGAAGAACGCCAGCAGGGTGAGGAAGTAGGTGGACACCGCCGAGCGGGCCAGGGCGCCGATCAGCAGGGGGAGCGCCGTCACGTAGGCCAGCGTCACCGGAACCACCACGGCCCAGTTGAGGGCCAGGGCGGGCAGGTTCAGCGGCTGTCCGCCCAGGAGCACCGCCGCACCCGCCGCAGCCCAGGCGGCCAGGGAGACCACGAGCCAGATCAGGTAGTGGGTCAGGAAGCGGCCCACGATCCAGGGGGCCACCTCGTAGGGGAGGGCCCCGATCAGCTCCTCCACGTGCTCGCTGCGCTCCCGCCGGGCTGACGCGGCGGTGAAGAGCATCATCATCAGGTACACGATGGGGGCGCCCATCTCGTTGAACTGGTAGAAGATGCGGCCCGTCGCCCCTCCCCGGCTCATGGCCACGGCCATGGCCACCGCGGCGGCGAGGGTGATCCAGGGACCCGCCTCCCGGAGGGCGAGGCGCCACTGGGAGAGCAGAACCGCCCGCATCATGCCGGGATCCCCTCCATCAGGGCCAGGTAGCCGTCCTCCAGCGTCGGGGCAAGGGGCGTGCCCTGCCCCAGCGGGTTCTCCGGGCTCAGTACCCGCAGCTCCACGGCGTCGCCTGTCCGGCGCACGCCCACGACCCGAAGGACGCCGCGCAGGCGCTCGAATTCCCTCGCCGATACCGTCAGCTGCCAGACCAGGCCCCGGGCCCGCCCTACCAGGTCGCCCGGGGAGCCGGCGAAGCGCAGCCTGCCCCGGTCGATGACGGCCAGGGCGGAGCAGGCAGACTCCACGTCCGCCACGATGTGGGTGGAGAGCAGGATGATCCGGTCGCCGGCCAGCTCGGTGAGCAGGTTCCGGAAGCGGATCCGCTCCTCGGGGTCCAGACCGGCAGTAGGCTCGTCCACGACCAGAACCCGGGGGTCGCCCAGGAGGGCCTGCGCGATGCCCAGGCGGCGCTTCATGCCGCCGGAGAAGCCGCCGACGGGGCGGTCGGCGTCACGTTCCAAGTTCACCCTGGACAGCAGCTCATCCACCTGGCGCCGGCGCTCGGCGGGGCGGATCCCCTTCATCCCGGCGGCGAAGTCCAGGTACTCCCGCGCCGTCAGCCGGCGGTAGAAGCCGAACTCCTGCGGCAGGTACCCGATGATCTGCCGGACGCGGTGCGGCTCCTGCAGCCGGTCGATGCCGGCGATGGTAATGCGGCCGGAGGTCGGCTCCAGCAGGGTGACGAGGATGCGCATCAGCGTGGTTTTGCCGGCGCCGTTGGGCCCCAGCAGGCCGAACATCCCGCGCGGGATGGTGAGGGTCAGGTTATCCAGGGCCCGAACGCCGCCCCGGTAGGTCTTGGTGACCCCCTCGAGCCTAATCTCCAACCCGGTTCACTCCCTCCGCCGTGATCGTGAAGCGACCGTCGGCGCCGCCGGCCAGCGCCTCGGGCAGGTCCGTCGCCACCAGGACCACCCGGTCTGCGGAGAGCTCCGCCAGGAGCAGGCGCAAGCGGACCAGCTCCTCCGGGTCCAGCCCCTCGGTGGGCTCGTCCAGCAGGAGCAGGTCTGGGTCGTTCAGCAGCGCCGCGGCCAGCGCCAGGCGGCGGCGCTGGCCCGTCGAGTAGGCGGGGATCGCGCCGTCGGGCAGGTGGACCCGGGCCATGACCGCGGCCGCGCGCGCCTCCCGACATTCCGGCCGGACTCCCTTCAGCGCAGCCAGGTAGGTGAGGTAGCGGCGGCCGGTGGTCTCGGGAAGGTCCAGCAGCGCCTGCGGGGCGTACCCCAGGTGCCAGCGGTAGGCGGTGGGGTCCGCCCAGGCGTCCGCCTCGTCCCGGCCGCCCGGGAGGCGCAGGCGGATCCGGCCCGAGCGGGGACGCAGGATGCCCGCGGCGCACCGGAGGAGCGTCGACTTGCCGCTGCCGTTGGGCCCCGTGAGCAGCCAGAGCCCCGGGCCGACCGAGAGGTTCACGCCGGCCAGCACCGGCTGCCCACTGTAGCCAACCGTGACATCTTCGAGGATGAGCCGCATCATGGTTCCCTCCCCGCCGCCTCACGAGCGTTAGATCCGATCATGGTTGCGTCCGTGCCGTCCAGAGAGCGGCAGAACCGATCACGGTTGCCTCCCTGCCGCCCAACGGCCGATCCGCTCAGGGCGCAGTCCCGCCGAAAGGAGCAGGATCCCCGAGGCGAGGAGGGCCAGCTGGGCCAGGATCCAGCCCGGTCCGTCAGGCAGCCCGAAGGGGCTGAGCCGGATGAGGTGCAGCGCGCCCAGCAGTCCCCACAGCCCGGTGGCCAGGCCGGCGGCCACCGTGGTGCCGACGAAGAGCGTGAGGGTGAGCATCAGCCCGGCGAACAGGATGAGGGCGGCGGTCCAGCTGAGGTACAGGCGGAACCACGCGTGGAGTGGACCGGGAGCCAGGACGGGAATCGCCCCGAGCAGCAGGTCGTAGACCAGCGGGACCAGCATGCGCCCCAGCGCCACCTGTGCCGGCGTGACCGGGCAGGAGAGCTCCAGCTCCAGGGCGGCTCCCCGGAGGCTGCGGAACGCGTAGAGCACGCCGCCGATCACGAGGGGCGGTGCGAGTACCGCCGGCGAGAGGCCGGCCGTGGTCAGCGAGGGCCCGGCCACCAGGCCCACGAGGACGAACCCTAGCGAGGCGAGCCACCACGAGGGGCGGAAGTGGTGCAGCTGCGCCCAGAGGAGGAGGGCGACCGGCTCCCGGCTGAGCCCGACCTCCCGGAAGCGCCGGGGAGCGGGCTGGGGGAGGAGGGGGCGCAGCCGGTCGATGAGTGCGGCCGTGTCGGTGGCGGTGGGCAATGGCACCAGGTGGGCGTCCAGGCGTGCGAAGACCGCTGCGGCCTCTTCGGGGCTGAGCGCTGCTTCGGCCGAGCCGGCTGGCCCGGGAGCGGCGACTTCAACGATCAACTCGTCCCAGCGGCGCTTCACCGCACCTCACTCCTTCCTGCCTGCGCGTGGGATGGGTCCAGCAGATCCCGGAGCTTGCGGACGGCCCGGGAGAGGCGGGACCGGACGGTCCCCGCGGGCACCCCCACCACCTCGGCGGCCTCCGCCGAAGTGAGGCCGTGGAAGAACCGGAGCAGGAGCACGGCCCGCTCGCCCTCGTCCAGCGAGCGCAGGGCCTGGCTGAGCGCAGCCTGCTCGGCGATCTGCTCCGAGATGTCCACCACCGGCGATGGGCGGACCCGCTCGGGCTCGTCGGTGGGGAGGGACCGCCGGTCGGCGGCCTTGACGTGGTCGCGGTAGAGGTTGTGGGCGATGGTGTAGAGCCAGGGCCGGAAGGGGCGGGGGAAGCGGTAGGTGTGAATATGCGTGAGCAGGCGGGTGAAGGTCTCCTGCGTGAGGTCCTCGGCCGTCTGACGGTGCGCGGTGAGGCGGAAGAGATAGGCGAAGACCGGCCGGTGGTAGCGGTGTACCAGCGCCTCCAGGGCGGCCTCGTTCCCCTCCTGGACCTGCCGGCACAGCTCCTCGT
This genomic stretch from Symbiobacterium terraclitae harbors:
- a CDS encoding YbjQ family protein — protein: MLVTTTPTVQGREITEYLGIVSGETIMGANFVRDIAASIADFIGGRAGAYESKLREGRDACLHEMMNEARRLGADAVVGVDIDYEVLGQSMLMVTASGTAVRLR
- a CDS encoding cupin domain-containing protein, with amino-acid sequence MEKVNVSALSVVSETRFTKRIGLSNPQVLVFVLTFAPGQELPKHKHPGSTLVVHVTGGSGVVVVDGRETPVSTGDVLLVEGEEEFAVRNTGNEALVLLASLSPNPSDPRYAQPIG
- a CDS encoding ABC transporter ATP-binding protein, translating into MEIRLEGVTKTYRGGVRALDNLTLTIPRGMFGLLGPNGAGKTTLMRILVTLLEPTSGRITIAGIDRLQEPHRVRQIIGYLPQEFGFYRRLTAREYLDFAAGMKGIRPAERRRQVDELLSRVNLERDADRPVGGFSGGMKRRLGIAQALLGDPRVLVVDEPTAGLDPEERIRFRNLLTELAGDRIILLSTHIVADVESACSALAVIDRGRLRFAGSPGDLVGRARGLVWQLTVSAREFERLRGVLRVVGVRRTGDAVELRVLSPENPLGQGTPLAPTLEDGYLALMEGIPA
- a CDS encoding ATP-binding cassette domain-containing protein, translated to MRLILEDVTVGYSGQPVLAGVNLSVGPGLWLLTGPNGSGKSTLLRCAAGILRPRSGRIRLRLPGGRDEADAWADPTAYRWHLGYAPQALLDLPETTGRRYLTYLAALKGVRPECREARAAAVMARVHLPDGAIPAYSTGQRRRLALAAALLNDPDLLLLDEPTEGLDPEELVRLRLLLAELSADRVVLVATDLPEALAGGADGRFTITAEGVNRVGD
- a CDS encoding RNA polymerase sigma factor, producing MIRDEELCRQVQEGNEAALEALVHRYHRPVFAYLFRLTAHRQTAEDLTQETFTRLLTHIHTYRFPRPFRPWLYTIAHNLYRDHVKAADRRSLPTDEPERVRPSPVVDISEQIAEQAALSQALRSLDEGERAVLLLRFFHGLTSAEAAEVVGVPAGTVRSRLSRAVRKLRDLLDPSHAQAGRSEVR